TTCACGTGCGGTGAATCTTTATTGGATattcaaaaatgtcatgatATAGTAATACATAGAGGCTTGTCGTTGTTTATCTTTGACCACAGATCAACGTAGACTACAAAGAGAATGAACAGTTATGAACAGACACAAGGGGATGATCTGTGATGTGACCGATTGAACTGGATATATATCATATTTCGACAAAAGGACGATCTTTGCATTCGATTCATTTATATATATCTCCTGAATGGGGTAGCAAGTGTACACTTGGAATGATATGGTGTGTTCTGCTCCTAATGCCAAGTGGGTCGGTATGTTTCCTCGAGCTGCCGCCAGATGTTCTATAGTAGCTGAACCTATAATATGATGTAGTTCTTTCTAACATGGGCAGCCTGAGAAAGGCTTTCATACGAGCTACTGGAACGTGTTATGGCGGTCTTCCTCGACCTGGGGTCAATCCTAATCTGAGTATTGTCGTTTCTTCTCCATCATCAGGAAGTAGAACTCTGAAAGGAGGTTTAATCAACAGTCAGCTTTGGTGATGTTTAGTGTACTAGTCTTATCTTATACACACTTGTCATCTCGATGGCGGACGCTTAATAAGCTGAAGGTACTAATCGATAGATCCAACTAGACTTTGTTTCCAATAATCATGATATAACCGTTTAAAAGCTTTTCATCGTCTCTCCGATGGTTGCTGAATGTGAATAAAAATTCGTATTTCGTATTTTATTAGATGATTGATCAGCCCTACCTCAAGGCTGCAGCTCGAGTCTTGCTCAGATACATTTCCTCGGCTTCCCGGTTCTATTACGAAGCAGGAAATGCACGCCACCAAGAGCAGTTTGCCAAGTTCATTGGGTGGGTGGCAATGGTACACGGTATCTCCGTGTCCCTATACCTCACCTTCATAACAGACCTTGCCATCTCCATCTCGGTCAGCCTCCTTTATCATCTGAATGACCTCCGTTTTTGAAAGGGGTtcattcaacatcatcatcacctgGAAATACATGAGTTTCTGACAGTAGCAGTCTTTGTTACCAGCAGGTCTGGATCTGTTCTTCTACATCGACAACCTTCTCGTTCTCAGGCCCTCTTCTCTTACCATGTCCACACCGCCAGATACGTCTCAAACATTGTCCATGGCATTCCCGACCATACCTCTTCAGTAGGAGGTTTCCCCTCATGTAGCTTTATAGGTATGACTAAATAGACCAACCTACCTGTTGTAACTCTCCAGCACTTATGAAACCATCGTTATCCAGATCAAAGGCACCGAACACGTTTTTcaggtcgtcatcattgtaGGTGATCATTTGATTCCTCTGGGTCATCATCGTCACAAACTCGGGGAAGAATATCACACTTTTTCCTGCAAGTGCAGGGAATACCGTTAAGCAATTTGGTGTCGTCCAGGAGGAGCCATGAAGTCATATGCGGTTAAATGTGTGCAGGCGTGATCGACAGGCCAAGGTTGATACGTTTCCAAGCCAGAACCTCGATAGTGCTCAATCGTGTCATTCTATCTTATTCTTAAATCAGTATTGACTGACATAACGTTGTTCTTTGTGTGTTTTGGACAAACTGCGGCACTTTGGTGATCAAACCTTGTGAGACCCATGCTTACCAGTGCACCCCCCACCCCATCTTATCTCCTAAAGTACTCAATGACATTCTTATTCCAATGAATAATGCCATTACCCTCTTCTACCTCTTCCTCAGTGTTTGCCCTGCTCTTGGAGGCGTTAGTCTCGAGCTCCAGAgtgtattcctcctccaagatgGGTTAAGCATTTATACGTGCCACTAACGGTTTCAGgcactttggccagaggtagagtccacgcaaacTACTCGCGTTTTTCACTTGGTAGGGTCTTATGCTTGcgctggcatagacaccagatacaaggaatcTTACTTTTACGTCACATTCGATGGACTGACGGTATTACCTTGTTCATCCTTACTGTTCGCCATCTGCTTCAGTTCCGTCAGAGTCACATGTTGCCCCAGCGTCCGCATGACCCCTCCCAGCTCATGGGCTGATATCGCTCCGTCACAGTCTTTGTCAAACATGTCGAAAACCTGGCTGTACTCGGCTATTCTCTCCTCGCCCATCTCCGCATCTTCTTGGAACTGTTCCTGGAAAATACAACCCCAAACCTACATTCGGATCGTTGATGAGTAGTTTTTTGCACCAAACCGTTGGTATCGCTTGCGGAGATCATCTACATAAAAATCTCTCCCGAGTCGGATGCTGATGGTGCTCTTGAAAGACACCCCATTCTGGTACTCGCTAACTATCAGATCTGGATCCATTGGAAAGTTCATGGTGTGTTTTCTATCACTTTTGAGGCAGGTGCAGGTCCTTACTCGGTTGATACAGTTTTGACGTCTACGATCTTACAAAGATTCCTGTGAATTTCCTTACCAATTCTTCGGGGAACGGCATCGTATATCTTTATCTGAGCCATGTAGATGTTAAAATGAACAGCCACATTTCCACATTTGATatatggatatacatgtatttcggcAATCGTTTTTGGGTTCAAGGTATTTGACAATAGGATGGAGAGCGATATCAAATCAGCATATTCTCCATAAGATAATAGTTTGTGCAAATCACCTGCAGGATTTGCATTTCATTTATTGCACTTTACGCACGAGTAACGAGAAAATAGGAACTAGTGTACCTGTTGTCTTTGGCTGACGAGCATTGCTTTATAGTCAAATCTTGATGCTTTTGAGCAAAAAAATGCGGTGGATCAGAGGTTGAACATTTTGTTAAGCCTACAACACAAATTAAGGCAGGCCTGCGGCAATAATTGCTAGTGAAAATAACATGTCATGCACGTGTGATTGCTGTATGTTTGTGAGTGTCGTTTCGGTGTTGGCCTCTCAGGAGAGAGCGACTGAAGAAGATGGTCTGCACAGTGTTGCTTTGGGACATCGTTTGCACTTACCATTTTGCTTTCGAACGTGTTTCATCAACGATGGCAATGGTACGTTTCTTCTCTTTACTGTTGCGATCGTGGCTGAATGTCTTTATTTCATTACTGT
Above is a window of Lineus longissimus chromosome 3, tnLinLong1.2, whole genome shotgun sequence DNA encoding:
- the LOC135485152 gene encoding calmodulin-A-like isoform X2, which gives rise to MEQFQEDAEMGEERIAEYSQVFDMFDKDCDGAISAHELGGVMRTLGQHVTLTELKQMANSKDEQGKSVIFFPEFVTMMTQRNQMITYNDDDLKNVFGAFDLDNDGFISAGELQQVMMMLNEPLSKTEVIQMIKEADRDGDGKVCYEEFYFLMMEKKRQYSD
- the LOC135485152 gene encoding calmodulin-A-like isoform X1 — its product is MPFPEELEQFQEDAEMGEERIAEYSQVFDMFDKDCDGAISAHELGGVMRTLGQHVTLTELKQMANSKDEQGKSVIFFPEFVTMMTQRNQMITYNDDDLKNVFGAFDLDNDGFISAGELQQVMMMLNEPLSKTEVIQMIKEADRDGDGKVCYEEFYFLMMEKKRQYSD
- the LOC135485152 gene encoding calmodulin-A-like isoform X3; this translates as MGEERIAEYSQVFDMFDKDCDGAISAHELGGVMRTLGQHVTLTELKQMANSKDEQGKSVIFFPEFVTMMTQRNQMITYNDDDLKNVFGAFDLDNDGFISAGELQQVMMMLNEPLSKTEVIQMIKEADRDGDGKVCYEEFYFLMMEKKRQYSD